A single genomic interval of Sphingobium sp. EM0848 harbors:
- a CDS encoding carboxylesterase family protein — protein sequence MKAAQFWAGMAGLSLVGGSLIAAPAAQGPVVTTASGPVHGQAQGTGGIFKGIPFAQTTGGDHRWTPPRPVVPWTAPFDASHFGPICPQPETPNERGAKQSEDCLSINVATPSLKGRMPVLVLIHGGAFFVGSGAELFDDAARVYTKRGILVVSLNYRLGRLGFFSHPGLRAEQPGVPTGNYWLMDQVAGLNWVRNNIAHFGGDPDKVTIMGCSAGGSSINALVATPKARGLFARASAHSGGGINNATRPQAQAEREGIAFAARAGVSGEGKDAIAALRKLDPAAVMAADPGPPNFGAVVDGDWIPQETAVAFANGNVARVPYIAGSTSNEASIFGLMGFDEKVLKDRFGIDLPAVRKIYDPQGKLPPAELLRQVQTDFIFTSAATATAGLAARWQPGWSYHFAYVPPAERGKVAGAPHCADFGYTLGAAKASQNAENARLATMMQDYWANFIKRGNPNGPSLPHWSEYKGPHRGPLLINGKTSVVPDFRAKQIAYWWKLWADRTGQKLP from the coding sequence GTGAAGGCAGCACAGTTTTGGGCAGGCATGGCCGGCCTTTCGCTTGTCGGCGGCAGCCTGATCGCGGCACCGGCTGCGCAAGGCCCGGTGGTGACAACCGCATCCGGCCCTGTACATGGACAGGCGCAAGGAACCGGCGGTATCTTCAAGGGCATCCCCTTCGCCCAGACGACCGGCGGCGATCACCGCTGGACCCCGCCACGTCCAGTCGTCCCCTGGACCGCGCCCTTCGACGCCTCGCATTTCGGCCCGATCTGCCCCCAGCCCGAAACCCCCAATGAACGCGGCGCGAAGCAGAGCGAGGATTGCCTGTCGATCAATGTCGCTACCCCCTCGCTCAAGGGCAGGATGCCGGTGCTGGTACTGATCCATGGCGGCGCCTTCTTCGTGGGCTCGGGCGCGGAACTGTTCGACGATGCCGCACGGGTCTATACCAAACGCGGCATATTGGTGGTGTCGCTCAACTATCGGCTGGGGCGGCTTGGCTTCTTCTCCCATCCCGGCCTGCGCGCGGAGCAGCCGGGGGTCCCGACCGGCAATTACTGGCTGATGGATCAGGTCGCAGGTCTGAACTGGGTCCGCAACAATATCGCGCACTTCGGCGGCGATCCTGACAAGGTGACGATCATGGGCTGCTCGGCAGGCGGCTCCAGCATCAATGCGCTGGTTGCCACGCCCAAGGCACGCGGCCTCTTCGCCCGCGCCAGCGCGCATAGCGGCGGCGGCATCAACAACGCCACCCGCCCGCAAGCACAGGCGGAACGGGAAGGCATCGCCTTTGCCGCCCGCGCGGGCGTGTCCGGCGAGGGCAAGGACGCCATCGCCGCGCTGCGCAAGCTCGATCCGGCAGCGGTCATGGCCGCCGATCCCGGCCCGCCCAATTTCGGCGCGGTGGTCGACGGCGATTGGATCCCGCAGGAAACCGCCGTCGCCTTCGCCAACGGGAATGTCGCCCGCGTCCCCTATATCGCCGGATCGACCAGCAATGAGGCGAGCATTTTCGGGCTGATGGGCTTTGATGAAAAGGTGCTGAAGGACCGTTTCGGCATCGACCTCCCCGCGGTGCGCAAAATCTATGACCCGCAAGGGAAACTCCCCCCGGCCGAACTGCTGCGGCAGGTGCAGACCGATTTCATCTTCACCTCGGCCGCGACCGCGACGGCGGGCCTTGCAGCGCGCTGGCAGCCTGGTTGGTCCTATCATTTCGCCTATGTCCCGCCCGCCGAGCGCGGGAAGGTCGCAGGCGCACCGCATTGCGCCGATTTCGGCTATACGCTGGGCGCGGCCAAGGCATCGCAAAATGCCGAAAATGCGCGACTGGCGACGATGATGCAGGATTATTGGGCGAATTTCATCAAGAGGGGGAATCCCAATGGTCCCAGCCTGCCCCACTGGAGCGAATATAAGGGGCCGCATCGCGGGCCCCTGCTGATCAACGGCAAGACGTCCGTCGTACCGGATTTCCGCGCAAAGCAGATCGCCTATTGGTGGAAGCTCTGGGCAGACCGCACCGGCCAGAAATTGCCTTGA
- a CDS encoding TonB-dependent receptor domain-containing protein, which yields MRLSVASAACIGVSIWALSTAALAQDTSQSTNSETASEAPASTSDIIVTGSRIVRDGYTAPTPVTVATTEDLVKATPTNVPDALNKLPQFQNSSSPSRSSHNFANSASHGNVLNLRGVGGNRTLILFDGVRVPPTTYVGTVDTNVIPNALLQRVDIVTAGASAAYGSDAVAGVVNFVLNRKFAGLTGSVQGGVSQRGDNGNQRISLAGGVDLFGGRGHLLLSGEYYNNNGMLRSDRKGGNANYVYVGSVPGSAATPGSNANPRALQDNIHLIFASDNGKILDGPFANYQINGDGTIRPFNNGTATGTAAFNIGGDGFVIPSDVSAVAPLSTYQGFGRFSYDVTDDINFYVQGNFTRSDLSYVSQSNAWVGTQNAPVFEGNPFIPAVIEAALAPGQQFNIGKYSGDGKKKPFTSERTDFWMVTTGLEGSLGDNWKWSVNYTHGDSKHSVRQHGLYDYQKAYAALDAVRDSNGNIVCRPTLSADPVIRARFAGCQPLNIFLTGDAYTNQPGYDYATGTMAYDARIKHDAAALQFSGSPFELPGGPVDIVVGGEWRKQSLDLTSNSDPSLLDTTAERDAYFAGLRGVSSTSLFYWLTNVGEAQGSVTVKEAFGEINLPIVKDMPFLQSLELNGAGRVTDYSTSGRVETWKAGLTWKPVQDILLRGTISRDIRAPTLFDLFAGDQSGIGLLTDPVSGQTGNVSTVSGGNRLLKPEVAKTKTFGFVLTPRFLPGFSLSADYFDLKIDGAIGTLDTTRIVQNCVANASAPECALITRPSPTAFPSLIRIAAANIAKLETAGIDIDASYATRLGNGNFSARAYVSWLDKYVTQQSAAVAAYDSAGYGINNGPIARPKWRGTLNLNYVSDGGLTIFVSEQYTGPVKVGSREPNNNYSGAKAPSVWYTDLTISQKIEGWGGSLEPFITINNLFDRDPPLVAADIPGVNLPTIISTYDTVGRAFTAGVRFKF from the coding sequence ATGAGACTTTCCGTCGCTTCCGCCGCCTGTATCGGCGTCAGTATCTGGGCGCTCAGCACCGCTGCCCTGGCGCAGGACACGTCGCAGTCGACCAATAGCGAAACCGCGAGCGAGGCTCCCGCCAGCACGTCGGACATCATCGTCACCGGATCGCGCATCGTGCGCGATGGCTATACCGCGCCGACCCCGGTGACGGTCGCCACGACAGAGGATCTGGTCAAGGCAACACCAACCAACGTGCCGGACGCACTCAACAAGCTGCCCCAGTTCCAGAACAGTTCCAGCCCTTCGCGCAGCTCGCATAATTTCGCCAACAGCGCGAGCCATGGCAATGTGCTCAATCTGCGCGGTGTGGGCGGAAACCGCACGCTGATCCTGTTCGACGGCGTGCGCGTGCCGCCGACCACCTATGTCGGCACGGTCGACACCAATGTCATTCCCAACGCCCTGCTCCAGCGGGTGGATATCGTGACCGCGGGCGCGTCTGCCGCTTACGGATCGGATGCCGTCGCGGGCGTGGTCAATTTCGTCCTCAACCGCAAGTTCGCCGGCCTCACCGGCAGCGTTCAGGGCGGCGTGTCGCAGCGCGGCGACAATGGCAATCAACGGATCAGCCTTGCCGGGGGCGTGGACCTGTTCGGCGGACGCGGCCATCTGCTGCTGTCGGGCGAATATTATAACAATAACGGCATGTTGCGGTCCGATCGCAAGGGCGGCAATGCAAACTATGTCTATGTCGGCAGCGTTCCCGGCAGCGCGGCAACGCCCGGTTCCAACGCCAATCCACGCGCTCTTCAGGACAATATCCACCTGATCTTCGCCAGCGACAATGGCAAGATACTGGACGGTCCCTTCGCCAATTACCAGATCAACGGCGACGGCACGATCCGGCCCTTCAATAATGGCACCGCTACAGGCACGGCGGCATTCAATATTGGCGGCGACGGCTTCGTCATTCCATCCGACGTCAGTGCGGTGGCGCCGCTGAGTACCTATCAGGGCTTCGGCCGGTTCAGCTATGATGTGACGGACGACATCAACTTCTACGTCCAGGGTAATTTCACCCGCAGCGATCTCAGCTATGTCAGCCAGTCCAATGCCTGGGTCGGCACCCAGAATGCGCCGGTGTTCGAAGGCAATCCTTTCATCCCGGCGGTGATCGAGGCAGCACTGGCGCCCGGCCAGCAATTCAATATCGGCAAATATTCGGGCGACGGCAAGAAGAAACCCTTCACCAGTGAACGCACCGATTTCTGGATGGTCACGACCGGCCTTGAAGGCAGTCTGGGCGACAATTGGAAATGGTCGGTCAACTACACCCATGGCGATTCCAAGCATAGTGTCCGCCAGCACGGCCTCTATGATTATCAGAAGGCCTATGCCGCGCTGGATGCGGTTCGCGACAGCAACGGCAATATCGTCTGTCGTCCTACCTTGAGCGCCGATCCGGTCATCCGTGCACGCTTTGCCGGGTGCCAGCCGCTCAACATCTTCCTGACCGGTGACGCCTATACCAACCAGCCGGGCTATGACTATGCGACCGGCACCATGGCCTATGACGCGCGGATCAAGCATGATGCCGCCGCGCTGCAATTTTCCGGCTCGCCCTTCGAACTGCCCGGCGGCCCTGTGGACATCGTGGTCGGCGGCGAATGGCGCAAGCAGTCGCTGGACCTCACCAGCAACAGCGACCCCTCGCTACTCGACACCACAGCCGAGCGTGACGCGTATTTCGCGGGCCTGCGCGGCGTATCCTCGACCTCGCTCTTCTACTGGCTGACCAATGTGGGCGAGGCGCAGGGCAGCGTTACGGTCAAGGAAGCATTTGGCGAAATCAACCTGCCGATCGTCAAGGACATGCCGTTCCTCCAGTCGCTGGAACTGAACGGCGCGGGCCGCGTCACCGACTACAGCACATCCGGGCGGGTCGAGACATGGAAGGCCGGCCTCACCTGGAAACCGGTGCAGGACATATTGCTGCGCGGCACGATCTCGCGTGACATTCGCGCACCCACCCTGTTCGACCTGTTCGCAGGAGACCAGAGCGGCATCGGCCTGCTGACCGATCCGGTTTCGGGCCAGACCGGCAATGTCTCCACCGTGTCGGGCGGCAACCGCCTGCTGAAGCCCGAGGTGGCCAAAACCAAGACCTTCGGCTTCGTGCTGACGCCTCGCTTCCTGCCGGGCTTCAGCCTGTCGGCGGACTATTTCGACCTGAAGATTGACGGCGCCATCGGTACGCTCGACACCACGCGGATCGTGCAGAATTGCGTCGCCAATGCGTCGGCGCCCGAATGCGCGCTCATCACCCGGCCCTCACCGACCGCCTTCCCCAGCCTGATCCGCATCGCGGCGGCCAATATCGCCAAGCTGGAAACGGCAGGGATCGATATCGACGCCAGCTATGCCACGCGCCTTGGCAACGGCAATTTCAGCGCCCGCGCCTATGTCAGCTGGCTCGACAAATATGTGACGCAGCAAAGCGCGGCGGTCGCCGCCTATGACTCGGCGGGCTACGGCATCAACAATGGCCCAATCGCCCGGCCGAAATGGCGCGGCACGCTGAACCTCAACTATGTGAGCGACGGCGGCCTCACCATCTTCGTGTCGGAACAATATACCGGCCCGGTGAAGGTCGGGTCGCGCGAACCAAACAATAATTATTCCGGGGCGAAGGCACCTTCGGTCTGGTACACCGACCTCACCATCAGCCAGAAGATCGAGGGTTGGGGCGGCAGTCTGGAACCCTTCATCACGATCAACAATCTGTTTGATCGCGATCCGCCGCTGGTGGCCGCCGATATTCCGGGCGTGAACCTGCCGACGATCATTTCCACCTATGACACGGTAGGGCGGGCTTTTACCGCCGGTGTGCGGTTCAAATTCTGA
- a CDS encoding helix-turn-helix transcriptional regulator yields the protein METEAALSILAALAHPTRLSTFRLLVRHEPEGLSTGQLVEASGLTQSTFSTHLAVLVKAGLVIPEKRGRQLIQRVSIDVLRGLMLFLARDCCQGRAELCDPLLAELSCC from the coding sequence ATGGAAACCGAAGCGGCATTGTCCATCCTCGCGGCGCTCGCGCATCCCACTCGTTTGTCGACCTTTCGGCTGCTGGTTCGACATGAGCCCGAGGGATTGTCGACCGGGCAACTGGTGGAAGCAAGCGGGCTGACCCAAAGCACCTTCTCCACCCATCTGGCAGTGCTTGTGAAGGCTGGACTGGTCATTCCGGAAAAGCGCGGGCGCCAGCTAATCCAGCGCGTCAGCATCGATGTCCTGCGCGGCCTCATGCTCTTCCTCGCCAGGGACTGTTGTCAGGGTCGTGCCGAATTGTGCGATCCGCTGCTCGCCGAACTTAGCTGCTGTTGA
- a CDS encoding MIP/aquaporin family protein, producing the protein MNRRTISAEALGSFLLFATVIGSGIMAERLAGGNIAIALLGNTLATGAVLFVLITMLGPLSGAHFNPAVTLVMRLRSHIRTDMAVAYVVAQLVGGILGIWVAHLMFDVPILQLSQKVRTGPGQWYGEAVATFGLVLTIIGTARMRPGGIAASVALYITAAYWFTSSTSFANPAITIARSLSNSFAGIAPACVPAFIAAQLAGAIAAHLVGRIVFDPQEEPA; encoded by the coding sequence GTGAACCGCCGGACGATTTCTGCCGAGGCGCTGGGCAGCTTCCTGTTGTTCGCGACCGTGATCGGTTCGGGCATCATGGCCGAGCGTCTGGCGGGCGGCAATATCGCCATCGCGCTCCTCGGGAACACGCTGGCGACCGGGGCGGTGCTGTTCGTCCTCATCACGATGCTGGGGCCATTGTCGGGAGCGCATTTCAACCCCGCCGTGACGCTGGTCATGCGGTTGCGCAGTCATATCCGAACCGACATGGCTGTGGCCTATGTCGTGGCGCAGCTTGTGGGCGGCATCCTTGGCATATGGGTCGCGCATTTGATGTTCGACGTGCCGATCCTTCAGCTGTCGCAAAAGGTTCGCACCGGCCCCGGCCAGTGGTACGGCGAGGCGGTCGCCACCTTCGGGCTGGTTCTCACGATTATCGGAACGGCGCGAATGCGGCCCGGCGGCATCGCGGCCAGCGTCGCGCTCTACATCACCGCCGCCTACTGGTTCACCTCATCCACCAGCTTCGCCAACCCCGCCATCACGATCGCCCGATCCCTGAGTAACAGCTTTGCCGGCATCGCCCCGGCCTGCGTGCCGGCCTTCATCGCGGCGCAACTTGCCGGCGCGATCGCCGC
- the arsC gene encoding arsenate reductase (glutaredoxin) (This arsenate reductase requires both glutathione and glutaredoxin to convert arsenate to arsenite, after which the efflux transporter formed by ArsA and ArsB can extrude the arsenite from the cell, providing resistance.): MTDVIIYHNPDCGTSRNTLAMIRNAGIEPHVVEYLKTPPSRAMLIQLIARAGITPRQLLREKGTPFAELGLGDEGVSDAAQIDAMIAHPILINRPLVVTPLGVRLCRPSEVVLDILPTPQQGAFAKEDGEQVVDADGNRAQPA, encoded by the coding sequence ATGACCGACGTCATCATCTACCATAATCCCGATTGCGGCACGTCCCGCAACACGCTCGCCATGATCCGTAACGCCGGGATCGAGCCGCACGTCGTCGAATATCTCAAGACGCCGCCCTCGCGCGCGATGCTGATCCAGCTGATCGCGCGGGCCGGCATCACCCCGCGCCAGCTTTTGCGCGAGAAGGGCACGCCCTTTGCAGAACTTGGCCTTGGTGACGAGGGCGTGAGCGATGCCGCGCAGATCGATGCGATGATCGCGCACCCGATCCTCATCAACCGGCCGCTGGTCGTCACGCCGCTTGGTGTAAGGCTATGCCGTCCGTCGGAGGTGGTGCTCGATATTCTCCCAACACCGCAACAGGGAGCCTTCGCCAAGGAGGATGGTGAGCAGGTCGTCGACGCCGACGGCAATCGCGCCCAGCCAGCGTGA